The window TCAGCCTCGAGCAGAACTTGCATCGAGTTAACCAGGAAACTGCCGCCTTTTCTGGCGGACAGGTTCAGCTTGCGCGGGATGCATCTGAACGCAAAGAACGGGACCTGGCTGCCTCACAACTGCTTCGGTCTCCCTTGGGGCAGAAGGAAGCCGTACAGCTGGCCTTATTGAATAGTGCATCACTACAAGCATTGCTGGCTCAGGGATGGGCTGACGCCGCTGCTGGCGCACAAAGCGGGCGCATTTCTAACCCTGCATTCAGCTTTGAGCGAATGGTCAAAGGCGATGAGCTCGAGTTGGGGCGCGCTTTATCGTTTGGCCTTCTTGATGTGCTGACCCTGCCAGTGCGTCAAAACCTGGCACGACAGCGAATTGAACAGGCGCAATTGCAACTGTCTGGTCAGGTCATTGATCACGTTACGCGCGTACGCCAGGCATGGGTTCGCGCAGTCGCAGCGCAGCAGACTCTCAATTACGCGCAGCAAATTGTTGAGGCAGCAGAAGCAAGTTCCGAGTTGGCTCGGCGCATGCAGGCGGCTGGAAATTTCAATCGACTAAACCGCGCTCGCGAACAGGCTTTTTACGCAGACGCTGCCACCCGTTTAGCGACTGCCCAGCATCAGGTGACCTCAACCAGAGAAGAACTAGTCCGACTCCTCGGCCTGGATGAAGCTCAAGCAAACATACTGCAACTCCCGCAGCGCTTGCCTGATTTGCCTAGAGAAGCTCTCGATGCCACTGCGATCGGAAGTATGGCCACAAGAACTCGCTTGGACATTCAGCTGGCGCTCAACGGCATCAACTCGGCTGCGAAAGCACAAGGGATCACAAAGATCACAAGCTTCACTGATATTGAACTGATTGCACGACGCAACACCACCTTTGACAACGCGTCCGGTAGCAGAAGCACTGCCCGAGGTTTTGAAGTCGATATCCGATTGCCGATTTTCGATTGGGGGGACATGCAACGAAGTGCGTGGAATGCACGCACGATTGCTGCAGCCCATAACCTTGAGGCCGCTGTACGCTCAGCAGGGTCCAACCTCAGGGAGAGCTATTCGGCATATAGGACTGCCTATGACATCGCTCGACACCACCGCGATGAGGTGGTGCCAATCCGGAAGGTCATATCAGAAGAAAACCAGCTCCGATACAACGGAATGATCATCGGCGTATTTGAGTTGTTGGCTGATGCAAAAGATCAAGTCAGCACAGTCATAGCAGCCATCAATGCTGAGCAGCAATTTTGGCTGGCAGACGCTGCTTTGAAGGCCTCGGTCATCGGCAGGCCTACAACTATGGCTATAGCACCTGCGGCTGCAGCAGCACCTACTGCCGCGGCCCCCCATTGATTGAAGGACGGTCTCAAATGACATCCAGACGAGAGTTTTTTAAGTTTGCAGGTATCGCTGGCGGTGCCGTTGCGGCGAGTTCGGTCAGCCGCGCCGCTATGGCGGCATTGCCAGAGCCGATGATTCAAACTTCGGCTCAGACCATGGCGCCTTTGATCCCAAATACCGGACGCCCCTACAACCCCGTCGTGACTTTGAACGGATGGACGCTGCCATGGCGAATGAACCAGGGAGTGAAAGAGTTCCATCTAGTTGCTGAGCCAGTGGTTCGCGAAATGGCGCCGGGCTTTAAAGCTCATCTCTGGGGTTACAACGGACAAAGCCCCGGTCCGACGATCGAGGTCGTTGAAGGAGATCGAGTTCGTATCTTTGTGACCAACAGGTTGCCTGAACACACCAGCATTCATTGGCATGGCCAGCGATTGCCCAACGGAATGGACGGGGTGGCCGGGTTGAATCAGCCCGCAATCTCACCGGGAAAGACCTTTGTCTATGAGTTTGTTGCAAGACGCCCGGGAACCTTCATGTACCACCCGCATGCCGATGAAATGACACAGATGGCCATGGGCATGATGGGTTTTTGGGTCACGCATCCCAAAGCCAAGAACCCATTGATTGATGAAGTCAACCGCGATTTTTGTTTCTTGCTCAGTGCCTACGACATCGATCCTGGCAGCTACACGCCAAAGATCATGACGATGCTCGATTTCAACTTGTGGAGTTGGAACAGTCGCATCTTCCCCGGCATTGACTCGCTCAATGTGCGACTCAATGACAAGGTGCGTATCCGGATCGGTAATTTAACGATGACCAATCATCCGATTCACTTGCACGGACATGAATTCCTTGTTACCGGTACCGATGGGGGGCCAACGCCCAAAAGCACTCGGTGGTACGAAGTAACAACAGATGTGGCTGTCGGCCAAATGCGCCAGATTGAGTTCCTGGCAGATGAGGAGGGAGATTGGGCCTTCCATTGCCACAAGAGCCATCACACCATGAACGCTATGGGTCACAACGTGCCCACATTGATAGGTGTCGACCACTCCGGGGTCGCCAAAAAAATCAATAAGTTAATTCCAGACTACATGGTGATGGGTGAGCGCGGTATGGCTGATATGGCTGAAATGGAGATGCCTCTGCCTGAGAACACCGCAGCGATGATGACTGGCGACGGCCCCTTTGGATCAGTCGAAATGGGCGGCATGTTCAGTGTCCTGAAGGTACGCAAAGACCAAAAGCCCGGTGACTATAAGGATCCAGGCTGGTTCAAGCATCCAGACGGCACTGTCGCGCATGAGTACACAGGCCCACTCGCCGAACCAGCCAGATTTAAGGCTGAGGGGGGGCAATCGATGCCTCGTACTCAAAAGCCTGAAGCCGCAACTGAGGTTCGAGTGCGAAAGCCTGCATCGCACGGATCTCATTGAAATTCATTGAACGGAGAACTTTAATGATCAAAGCAAAACTTTTTCCGGGTGTTGTACTGGCTCTTGCATCTGTCGTTGCCGTTCCCACCTGGGCTCACGGGAATCAAAATCACGGCAAACCTGCGGGGGAAATCAAGTTAGAGCAGAAAGACTGGGGAATCGGCGCCCCCTCGTCAAAAGCGACCCGCACCATTGAAGTGCGAATGACTGACAACATGCGCTTTGCGCCCAATCGAATTGATGTCAAGTTGGGCGAAACGGTTCGGTTCGTGGTGGTCAACGCCGGAAAGGTGATGCATGAGTTCGTTCTCGGCACCAAGAGGGAGTTGGATGAACACGCAGCCTTGATGAAGAAATTTCCCAATATGGAGCATGACGAGCCATATATGGCTCACGTCGAACCTGGAAAAAAGGGGGAGATTGTCTGGACGTTCAACAGAGTGGGCGAATTTGATTTCGCCTGCCTATTGCCTGGTCATTACGAGGCAGGCATGCGGGGGACGATAAATGTCGCAAAGAAGTAAGTTGGGTACGAACGTTCATCCGACGAAAAGTGACTGGCTCAAGGCTATGAACTTTTCAAGACGAAAGCTAGTTATCGGTCTGGCAGCAGCAGGCTTTACGCCGATTATTTTTGCGCAAAAGAATCCGTCACTTGCGATTCAGATTTGGAAGGATCCAAATTGCGGATGCTGTAAGGACTGGGTCGATCACCTTGAAAAATCTGGGTTCACCGCAACGATTCTCGAACAGGGAAACAACGGCATACGTAGCAAGCTAGGCATGCCGCAGAAGTTTGGGTCTTGTCACACTGCTTTGATTCAAGGTTATGTGATTGAAGGGCATGTTCCAGCATCAGAAATTCTGTATTTGCTCAAAGTCAGACCGAGCGCCCTAGGGCTAGCTGTCCCAGGAATGCCAGTCGGATCACCAGGAATGGATGGATCGGTTTACGGCAATCGGCGGGATGCTTTTGATGTTCTATTGGTGCAGAAAGACGGAACATCAAAGGTCTTTAAATCTTATCCAGGAGAAAAACGTGCAAGTTCTTAAACAGGCTTTTGCAGTGTGCACCGCCTCTGCCCTCTTGAGCATTCCTTTCGCGGGCAATGCACAGTCCAGCATGGACCACAGCAAGATGGATCACGTTAAGCCCGAGACCTCACAAACAATTCCTTCAATGTCGGATGGCGAAGTCAGAAGGGTCGATTTAGAGACAGGCAAGATCACCATCCGGCACGGCTACATCAAGCATTTGGACATGCCGAGCATGACAATGGTTTTCACTGCCAAGGAAAAAGGCTTGCTCACCGATGTGAAGCCAGGGGATAAGATTAAGTTCATGGTGGTTGATGAGGCCGGGAAGATGGTCGTAACGGCCATTACGCCCGCACAATGAACTGCTTCACGAGCGCATTCCTCTGCATCACCATTAACTGAGGGGTCTTAGCACAATGGAAAAACCTTATCACCGATTTTCGGAGTTGTTTGCACAGCTTGGCTTAGCCTCAGATGCTTCATCCATCAGGGCTTTCATTGAACGCCACTCGCAGGCGATGGGATCGGGCACGTCCACCTGGAAGTGCATTTCGTCGTCGGTTGATTTGCAGCCCAGTACTTGGTATTGCGGCAGGTGAAGGATGTTGTCGGGAAGTTCGGTCATGGTGTTGTATAGGCGTAGGTTGTTGAATGGCATCCAAAACTGAGCCATTTTGAAGAGAATTTGCATCCAAATTTGAGCCACCCCAATCGCCTATCCTGCTTAATTTTTGAGCAAGGATGGGCAAGGAGTGATCAACGTGGGAACTTTGAGCAAATTACGCAGACTTGTCCTTCGCGACAAGGTCTCCATCCGGCAAGCTAGCCGTCAACTTGGCATCTCTCGCAACACCGCAACCCGGTGGCTTCAGGCGGCAGAGGTCACGGTGCCCAGATACCCGAAGCGGCAACCTACCTTCGGTGTTCTGGATCCCTTCAAGGATCAATTGAGCAATTGGCTCAAAGCCGACAGCTATCGAAACAAGCGAGAGCGCCGCGGCGTCAAAGCTTTGTATGAAGCGCTGCAGGCCATGGGGTATTCAGGCAGCAGCACAATGGTTTACCGATTTGCAAAGGATTGGCGCGAGGAGCAAAGCAAGCCCCGGGGCGCTGGCTTTGTGCCCATGCACTTTGAGCTGGGCGAAGCGTTCCAGTTTGACTGGAGCTGTGAGTACCTGGTCATTGACGGCTTAAGAAGGCGCCTTGATGTGGCCCACATCAAACTGGCGGCAAGCCGCGCATTCTTGTTGGTGGCCTACTTCATCCAAACCCACGAGATGCTGTTTGATGCACACGCCAGAGGCTTTGCCGTCTTTGGCGGTGTGGCCAAGCGCGGCATCTACGACAACATGAGAACGGCTGTCGACAAAGTGGGCCAAGGCAAAGATCGTATCGTTAACGCCCGCTTTGAGGCGATGACGGGCCACTACTTGTTCGAGCACGAGTTCTGCAACAGAGCCGCCGGTTGGGAGAAAGGCATTGTTGAGAAGAACGTGCAAGACCGGCGCCGGGGCGTTCTGCGAGAAGCGGCCGAGAGGCACTGGACCAGCTTGGCAGAGCTCAATGATTGGCTTCAAATCGCATGCAAAACCGCTTGGAGCGAGCTGGCCCATCCTCAGTGGCCAGAGCTCACCATTGCCGATGTGTGGCAAGACGAAGCTGCTCGGTTAATGCCATGCCCGAGACCCTTTGACGGCTATGTGGAGCAACCGGTGCGGGTGAGCTCCACGTCTTTGATCACATTCCAGCGCAATCGCTACAGCGTGCCGTGTGAGTGGGTCCACCAGATGGTGAGCTTGCGTGTGTATCCAGACACTTTGTTGGTGGTGGCCCAAGACGGCAGCCTCGTGAGGCTGACCCGCAGCTTTGAGCGTGATCAAACCATCTACGACTGGCAGCACTATATTGAGCTGATTCAGCGTAAGCCCGGAGCTCTTCGCAATGGGGCGCCATTCAAAGAGATGCCTGCTGCCTTGCAGGAGCTCCAGCGCCAATTGCTCAAACACCCCGGTGGTGATCGCGTGATGGCACAGGTGTTGGGGGCTGTTAACTTACACGGACTTGAGGCGGTG is drawn from Limnohabitans sp. 103DPR2 and contains these coding sequences:
- a CDS encoding DUF411 domain-containing protein gives rise to the protein MGTNVHPTKSDWLKAMNFSRRKLVIGLAAAGFTPIIFAQKNPSLAIQIWKDPNCGCCKDWVDHLEKSGFTATILEQGNNGIRSKLGMPQKFGSCHTALIQGYVIEGHVPASEILYLLKVRPSALGLAVPGMPVGSPGMDGSVYGNRRDAFDVLLVQKDGTSKVFKSYPGEKRASS
- a CDS encoding multicopper oxidase family protein encodes the protein MTSRREFFKFAGIAGGAVAASSVSRAAMAALPEPMIQTSAQTMAPLIPNTGRPYNPVVTLNGWTLPWRMNQGVKEFHLVAEPVVREMAPGFKAHLWGYNGQSPGPTIEVVEGDRVRIFVTNRLPEHTSIHWHGQRLPNGMDGVAGLNQPAISPGKTFVYEFVARRPGTFMYHPHADEMTQMAMGMMGFWVTHPKAKNPLIDEVNRDFCFLLSAYDIDPGSYTPKIMTMLDFNLWSWNSRIFPGIDSLNVRLNDKVRIRIGNLTMTNHPIHLHGHEFLVTGTDGGPTPKSTRWYEVTTDVAVGQMRQIEFLADEEGDWAFHCHKSHHTMNAMGHNVPTLIGVDHSGVAKKINKLIPDYMVMGERGMADMAEMEMPLPENTAAMMTGDGPFGSVEMGGMFSVLKVRKDQKPGDYKDPGWFKHPDGTVAHEYTGPLAEPARFKAEGGQSMPRTQKPEAATEVRVRKPASHGSH
- a CDS encoding cupredoxin domain-containing protein, translated to MIKAKLFPGVVLALASVVAVPTWAHGNQNHGKPAGEIKLEQKDWGIGAPSSKATRTIEVRMTDNMRFAPNRIDVKLGETVRFVVVNAGKVMHEFVLGTKRELDEHAALMKKFPNMEHDEPYMAHVEPGKKGEIVWTFNRVGEFDFACLLPGHYEAGMRGTINVAKK
- a CDS encoding copper-binding protein, coding for MQVLKQAFAVCTASALLSIPFAGNAQSSMDHSKMDHVKPETSQTIPSMSDGEVRRVDLETGKITIRHGYIKHLDMPSMTMVFTAKEKGLLTDVKPGDKIKFMVVDEAGKMVVTAITPAQ
- the istA gene encoding IS21 family transposase, producing MGTLSKLRRLVLRDKVSIRQASRQLGISRNTATRWLQAAEVTVPRYPKRQPTFGVLDPFKDQLSNWLKADSYRNKRERRGVKALYEALQAMGYSGSSTMVYRFAKDWREEQSKPRGAGFVPMHFELGEAFQFDWSCEYLVIDGLRRRLDVAHIKLAASRAFLLVAYFIQTHEMLFDAHARGFAVFGGVAKRGIYDNMRTAVDKVGQGKDRIVNARFEAMTGHYLFEHEFCNRAAGWEKGIVEKNVQDRRRGVLREAAERHWTSLAELNDWLQIACKTAWSELAHPQWPELTIADVWQDEAARLMPCPRPFDGYVEQPVRVSSTSLITFQRNRYSVPCEWVHQMVSLRVYPDTLLVVAQDGSLVRLTRSFERDQTIYDWQHYIELIQRKPGALRNGAPFKEMPAALQELQRQLLKHPGGDRVMAQVLGAVNLHGLEAVLVATELALQAGRVSAEHILNVLGRLKEPTLERLQIETPLHLNTPAQANLERYDALRNEQEVGS
- a CDS encoding TolC family protein, which produces MKRLTSPRGLKLTAALVGIGVLSGCASVSLEQNLHRVNQETAAFSGGQVQLARDASERKERDLAASQLLRSPLGQKEAVQLALLNSASLQALLAQGWADAAAGAQSGRISNPAFSFERMVKGDELELGRALSFGLLDVLTLPVRQNLARQRIEQAQLQLSGQVIDHVTRVRQAWVRAVAAQQTLNYAQQIVEAAEASSELARRMQAAGNFNRLNRAREQAFYADAATRLATAQHQVTSTREELVRLLGLDEAQANILQLPQRLPDLPREALDATAIGSMATRTRLDIQLALNGINSAAKAQGITKITSFTDIELIARRNTTFDNASGSRSTARGFEVDIRLPIFDWGDMQRSAWNARTIAAAHNLEAAVRSAGSNLRESYSAYRTAYDIARHHRDEVVPIRKVISEENQLRYNGMIIGVFELLADAKDQVSTVIAAINAEQQFWLADAALKASVIGRPTTMAIAPAAAAAPTAAAPH